CGGTAGCGCGAGGCATTGAGGTAAATATTTATACTGACTATTACTCGAATGCTTTCAACAACAACCAATATCATGACGAAAAAGATCGAACATTTAAGCAGTGTTGTGAAGCCTTGCGTAATAACGGCATTCGGGTTTATGTCATGAATCGGGTGCACAGCAAGATCGTGATGGCGGATGCAAAAGTGATGTGTGTCGGTTCTTATAATTGGGGAAGTGCTGTACGTAAGGGCAAGTATAAGCAGATGGAAACGTCGATGCTGTATAGCGGCGATTTAGAACAAGAAATTCAGACACAGCTTGATGGGTTGCACGCCCGCGTAAGAAAAACCTATGGGCAGGAGAACGTGACGGTTGGAGCGCGGGTTATGGAGGTGGAGGGGGTGTTGTAGGTTTTAGGGGCCCCGATTAGGTCTTGCAATCTGGTACAGCCTCAAAAATTACAGGTATAATCCCACAAATTATTCAATTGGTTTAGAAACGAAGATGACAAAACTTACCTTACAAGAGCAGCTGTTAAAAGCGGGATTAGTGACCAGCAAAAAAATGGCCAAAGTCGAAAGAACGGCTAAAAAATCACGAGTTCAGGCGCGTGAGGCAAGAGAGGCTGTGGAAGAAAATAAAAAAGCACAGCTTGAGCGTGATAAGCAGCTAAGCGAACAACAAAAACAGGCTGCATTATCTAAAGAGTATAAAGCTCAGGTGAAACAGCTTATTGAAATGAACAGAATCAACATTTCAAAAGGCGATATTGATTTTAACTTCACCGATGACAATGTCATTAAAAGAGTGACGGTGGATAAGCTGACACAAGCTCAGTTGATCAGTGGTCGTCTCGCCATTGCTCGGTTGGTGGTTGATAGCCGTGGCGAGAGTCAATATGCCATCATCCCCGCGATCGTTGCTGATAAAATCGCACAGCGGGATGCGAGCAGTATTGTTTTGAATAGTGTGCTTAGTCAGGAAGAGCAGGATGAGGAAGATCCGTATGCTGACTTTAAGGTGCCGGATGATTTGATGTGGTGATTTTGGGGTTTGTGAATAGTTGCTAACACTTCTGTTATTTTATGAGGATACAGGTGTGACTATTAGCTTTGTGTCAAATCATAAATAGATACAGTTAACGTTTTTGAGTATTTCAATTATAAGTATCTTTATTGACTTACCCTTTAAAGTTAAATAATCAAGTGGCTTATGTTCACGCCATTGTATACAAGCCTATATAGTTCACAAGCCGTTGAATACGGTGCTATCCATTCATTAAGGATTTACACATAAATGGAAAACCTAAAATTATTCATTTCTTATAGTTGGTCTAATCCAACCCATGAACAGTGGGTAATCGATTTAGCCAAGGAACTAACCGAATCTGGTGTTCATGTAATTCTTGATAAATGGGATCTTAAAGAAGGCCATGACTCGGTTGCTTTCATGGAAAAGATGGTTACAGATCCTCAGATAGCCAAGGTAGCCATCATATGTGACGAAATATACGCATCAAAGGCAGACGGCCGAGCTGGTGGTGTTGGTACCGAAACTCAAATCATTTCACGTGAAGTTTACGAAAATCAGGAACAAGAAAAATTTGTAGCAATTATTTCTGAAAGAGATTCACAAGGTAAGGCATATCTACCCACGTATTATAAATCACGAATATATATTGACTTAAGCGAACCTCATAGCTATGCCGATAATTTTGATAAACTATTGCGTTGGATATATAACAAACCCCTATATATAAGGCCTGAAATAGGGAAGCGGCCTTCTTTTTTGGATGAGCCAGATGGAATATCTTTAGGAACAACATCAGCACACAAAAGAGCTATATCTGCCATCAAAGAAAATAAGCCATTTACTTCTGGTGCATTAGACGAGTTCTTCTCTACCTTTATTAGTAATCTTGAGAAGTTTAGAATCACTGAAAAGGAAGGTGAGTTTGACGATCAGGTTATTGATAACATAAATAACTTTATTCCTTACAGAAATGAACTAATTGCATTATTTATTGCTCTTGCTCAATATGCACCAACAGAAGAGAATCTTCTCAAGGTACATCGTTTCCTTGAAGCTTTAATTCCATATATGAGCCATCCGACGGATGTAAGTCATTGGACAGACTGGGACTTCGATAATTTTAAATTTATTATTCATGAGATTTTTCTATATGCGACCGCCATTTTCATAAAGTATGAAAGATTTGCAGAAATTAACATTTTATTGACACAACAATACTATGTGGTTGGAAAATCTGATTATGGGAAAAATGCAATGGTTGGATATGAAGTATTCAAAGGATATTTAAAATCCTTAGAACGTCGAAATAGTAGATTAGAACTAAGACGTTTATCTATTCATGCAGATTTACTTGAGCAAAGAAGTAAGGGCTCTGGTATAGAGTTTCGTTATTTAATGCAGGCTGACTTTATACTGTTTCTGCGGACTCAGATACAACAAGCTGACTTCTATACTCGTTGGTTTCCAGATACTTTACTGTATATTGATCGCTTCCATGGTGCATTTGAAGTTTTCGCAAGATCTTCATCAAAGTCATATTTTGAAAAAGCCAAATGTATTTTAGGTATAGATAAACTATCAGACCTTAATGAGTTGATGGGGATTTATAAAACGAATCCTAAAAGACTACCAAGGTGGGAGTTTCAATCAATTAACCCTTCCATGTTACTTGGGTTTGAACAACTAGCAACAAAAGCATAGCAAGAAATCTATTGAATAATTTTTCTATCGCGCTCCAAAATTTCTTTGTAGCGCGGTGTTAGCACCTACTTCTGTCCACTTCCCTTAAAATGAGACAATTATAATTAGACTTTCTGCCTTACTTAACTGCAGGAGTATTTATGAAAAAGATCCGTTTTACTGAGACCCAAATCGTTAATATCTTAAAACTCGCTGATTCTGGGATAAAAGTGGATGATATTTGCCGTCAAAATAGCATTAGTAGTGCAACCTATTATAACTGGAAGTCAAAGTATGGTGGGATGGAAGCGGCTGATATAAAAAGAATTAAAGAGCTTGAAGAAGAAAATACTAAATTGAAAAAGATGTTTGCTGATGTCAGTCTGGAAAATCATGCTATGAAGGAGCTCTTTGCAAAAAAGGGTTGGTGATGACAGAGAAAAAATCCTGCGCAAAAATACTCGTTACCTCAGGATTATCTGTCATAAAAGCTTGCAAGATGACGGCATTAACACGCTCAGTTTATTATCGACAATGCATTGATTGGAAAGAAAAAGATAGTCTGGTGATTACAGCGATTCAATCAGTTTTAGCTAAATCGCCTCAAGCTGGTTTTTGGAAATGTTATTTTCGACTTCGCTTTCAAGGCTATCATTTTAATCATAAACGCGTTTATCGGGTTTATTGCCGTTTAGGACTGAATTTACGACGCCGGGTTAAAAAGATTTTGCCAAAACGAGAAAAACAGCCATTGTCAGTCGCTAAAATGGCAAATGCTCAATGGGCGTTGGATTTCATGCATGATGCTTTGTATTGTGGAAAACGCTTTAGAACATTAAATATTTTGGATGAAGGGACTCGGGAATGTTTAGCTATCGAAATTGATACATCGTTACCCGCAGAACGAGTTATTCGGGTTCTTGAACGTTTAAAAGAAGAGCGTGGGTTACCAAAGCAAATTAGGGTTGATAATGGCCCCGAGCTTATTTCTATTAACTTATTGAATTATTGTGAAGAAAACAATGTGAAATTAGTTCACATTCAGCCTGGGAAACCCACGCAAAATGGTTTTATTGAGCGATTTAATGGTTCGTTTCGTCGCGAATTTTTAAATGCCTATTTATTTGACTCATTAAGCCAAGTACGGGAAATGGCTTGGTTTTGGCAACAAGATTATAACGATGAAAGAACACATGAAAGCTTAGGAAATATGCCACCAACAGCTTATCGGAAACAACTGGAAAACTCTAATAACTTACTGTCCTAAATATAGGGGAGTGGACACTTCCTGCTCTTAACTGGCTGTTAGATTGAACTTCAATTAATTCCTCATCAACACAACCCCCAAAAACTAAAACAATCCCCCAGCATTCCCACCCCCAAATATTTGCGAACCATCCCCCCATTTTAAAATTAACCCACCAACTCGGCCGCTGTTCCATTGACCCTCTCCCTGTACAAATATACTGTGTTCTGGCTGTCGGTTTTTTATCCGTCAGCCAAAATAGCGAAACCCCGCAGTGCTAGAACACATACGGGGTTTCTCACCACAACGTTATAAGAGAGATAACATTATGGCTGTAAAGAAGCATACCCAAACTCACTCTAAATTTATACTCGCAGTACGATCTAATTGCGGATCCGGATCGAAAAAACGATCCTCTGTTTCAGCAAGTTGGCTGAAGAAAGGAGGGTGCCGTCATGCTTAATCTTATCGACTCCACCCCAAAAGATCCGCTGGAACTGGTTGAACAGTGTTTAGCACTGACCTGTGCGGTCATCAACATCGAGGAAGCGGCGGTAAAAGAGTCACTGCAATTTATCCTGCATGAAAAAATGGAAGCGCTGTTTAGTGCACTTTATTGTGTGGAGGATGAAATGAAATCAGACGTGACAGAAAAAGTGTAATATTTATAAAAATCAAGGCATTGATGAGAGGTTTTTTTGTCTTTGCCTTGCGTTGAGTCAGTGTTTTAGTGTGGACTAAAAATAGACTATATTTGAACCATTCATAATGAAAAATTCAGTACTTAGCTTCAAGATTGAGTTAACAGTTGCTGATATAAGATTGAAAAATAGAAAAGAAATTCTGATTTGTCAGGGGTAAAAACCAATGAAAATAGAAACCAATATTGAAAACACGCAGGGAAAAGGTTTAAAGGAATAATTAGTGCCGATTGGAGGCAAGGTTCAATAGTCGAGTATCTCTCCCTAAATATAGCCCATCGTAGGGAGGGTCGGGTGTTGGGGGTGACTTGGCGTAAGCCAACGAAGCGGCCTAACCCGGCCAGGCCCGATGCACTCCGCAGCCAAGAATATGGCCCTTCCGGCCGAGCACAATGCCAATATACACAATATCGTCTTTACGGCCGGAATACCCACAGAAGCTAATGAATTAGGTTTTCCAACACCCATCAAAAATACCCACACAACCGCCCCTTCATCTCCGGCCGCAGCAAAAACTCCGCCGCCCACTGCCGAACCTTCCCCATCCCATCCGAACGATAAGCAACAAACATCTGAGTGGCGTGCTTATGCTCCTGCATCGGCTTCTTCACCAGTTC
Above is a window of Limnobaculum parvum DNA encoding:
- a CDS encoding SEFIR domain-containing protein; amino-acid sequence: MENLKLFISYSWSNPTHEQWVIDLAKELTESGVHVILDKWDLKEGHDSVAFMEKMVTDPQIAKVAIICDEIYASKADGRAGGVGTETQIISREVYENQEQEKFVAIISERDSQGKAYLPTYYKSRIYIDLSEPHSYADNFDKLLRWIYNKPLYIRPEIGKRPSFLDEPDGISLGTTSAHKRAISAIKENKPFTSGALDEFFSTFISNLEKFRITEKEGEFDDQVIDNINNFIPYRNELIALFIALAQYAPTEENLLKVHRFLEALIPYMSHPTDVSHWTDWDFDNFKFIIHEIFLYATAIFIKYERFAEINILLTQQYYVVGKSDYGKNAMVGYEVFKGYLKSLERRNSRLELRRLSIHADLLEQRSKGSGIEFRYLMQADFILFLRTQIQQADFYTRWFPDTLLYIDRFHGAFEVFARSSSKSYFEKAKCILGIDKLSDLNELMGIYKTNPKRLPRWEFQSINPSMLLGFEQLATKA
- a CDS encoding IS3 family transposase (programmed frameshift); this translates as MKKIRFTETQIVNILKLADSGIKVDDICRQNSISSATYYNWKSKYGGMEAADIKRIKELEEENTKLKKMFADVSLENHAMKELFGKKGLVMTEKKSCAKILVTSGLSVIKACKMTALTRSVYYRQCIDWKEKDSLVITAIQSVLAKSPQAGFWKCYFRLRFQGYHFNHKRVYRVYCRLGLNLRRRVKKILPKREKQPLSVAKMANAQWALDFMHDALYCGKRFRTLNILDEGTRECLAIEIDTSLPAERVIRVLERLKEERGLPKQIRVDNGPELISINLLNYCEENNVKLVHIQPGKPTQNGFIERFNGSFRREFLNAYLFDSLSQVREMAWFWQQDYNDERTHESLGNMPPTAYRKQLENSNNLLS
- a CDS encoding DUF2058 domain-containing protein; this encodes MTKLTLQEQLLKAGLVTSKKMAKVERTAKKSRVQAREAREAVEENKKAQLERDKQLSEQQKQAALSKEYKAQVKQLIEMNRINISKGDIDFNFTDDNVIKRVTVDKLTQAQLISGRLAIARLVVDSRGESQYAIIPAIVADKIAQRDASSIVLNSVLSQEEQDEEDPYADFKVPDDLMW